In Leptospiraceae bacterium, one DNA window encodes the following:
- a CDS encoding DUF2339 domain-containing protein — MLKKNWIGLIGVLFIFLAFLTILKIGFEEGWIPEEAKIALGFVLGVSGLFFGFTLYQKKKETIGEIIAGLGAGFLYATFAYSSFSSKIQWSVNTLLISMITLSSIILFTGFKFDLRVLSNISLIGGLLTPIIIHAEPSQIFLLFCFVLILNIVAMYLSSTKIWLEMKFISFFATLVVYTTYYKFFKPESWGEPFFYLSSFFFVYMAGVIFTTFKKERLDIANLYLGILNGLSFTFWSIFIFKSIHVSYSIPLITTGFVFLGTSVFFYFKNTSSKLPALLYFIIGLALIAISGNDLGKLFTTKGMNFVINAFIWTFIVSVFYLVSYYLKEELGIILSMAVYAIISIYWYLNAWNVEWVEWFGLRYIPFLNLGGLVWIAIATLGFSISLSLDRLNRNTQSQKIRIAKMPPNDFSLIFAIVSHIIVGGLLTIQIENTWFAYELKFLEKGSAISFSWILYSLVIFLWGSYTKNTVFRIFGSIVLVGTSLKVIFSDLSGESTLYKAIFLLSLGFIILLIAFVNQKWSETEEDKKS; from the coding sequence ATGCTTAAAAAAAACTGGATAGGGCTAATCGGAGTACTTTTCATATTCTTGGCATTCTTAACAATTTTAAAAATCGGATTTGAAGAAGGATGGATTCCTGAAGAAGCAAAAATTGCACTTGGGTTTGTACTTGGGGTCTCCGGATTATTTTTTGGCTTTACGCTTTATCAAAAAAAAAAGGAAACGATTGGGGAAATTATTGCCGGACTTGGAGCCGGATTTTTATACGCTACATTTGCATATTCCAGCTTTTCTTCTAAAATTCAATGGTCGGTCAACACTCTATTGATCTCAATGATTACTCTATCTTCAATCATCCTATTCACTGGATTCAAATTCGATTTGAGAGTGTTGTCCAATATAAGTTTGATCGGAGGTTTACTGACACCAATTATCATTCACGCAGAGCCAAGCCAAATTTTTCTATTATTTTGTTTTGTTTTAATTTTAAACATTGTAGCCATGTATTTAAGCTCTACTAAGATTTGGTTAGAAATGAAATTCATTTCTTTCTTTGCAACCTTAGTAGTATATACAACGTATTATAAATTCTTTAAACCGGAAAGCTGGGGAGAGCCTTTTTTCTACCTGTCTTCTTTCTTTTTTGTTTATATGGCAGGGGTGATTTTTACAACTTTTAAAAAAGAAAGATTAGATATTGCTAATTTGTATTTGGGTATTTTAAACGGTTTGAGTTTTACTTTTTGGTCAATTTTTATTTTTAAGTCTATTCATGTTTCATACTCTATTCCTCTTATTACGACAGGTTTTGTATTTTTGGGTACCTCTGTTTTTTTCTATTTTAAAAATACGAGTTCAAAACTTCCTGCTTTGCTCTACTTTATCATCGGGCTTGCACTTATCGCTATTTCCGGAAATGACCTTGGGAAACTTTTCACAACAAAAGGAATGAATTTTGTAATCAATGCTTTTATTTGGACTTTTATAGTTTCCGTTTTTTATCTTGTCAGTTATTACCTCAAAGAAGAATTAGGGATAATTTTAAGTATGGCAGTGTATGCTATCATTTCTATATACTGGTATTTGAATGCTTGGAACGTAGAATGGGTGGAATGGTTTGGATTAAGATATATTCCTTTTTTGAACCTGGGAGGATTGGTATGGATAGCTATTGCAACTTTGGGTTTTTCTATCTCCCTGTCTCTTGACAGATTAAATCGAAATACCCAATCTCAAAAAATTAGAATTGCAAAAATGCCACCAAACGACTTTTCCTTAATTTTTGCAATTGTTTCACATATTATTGTTGGAGGGTTGTTGACAATCCAAATCGAAAACACTTGGTTTGCCTACGAATTAAAATTCTTGGAAAAGGGATCGGCAATTTCATTTTCTTGGATATTGTATTCTTTAGTCATATTTTTATGGGGGTCATACACAAAAAATACCGTATTTCGAATATTTGGCTCTATTGTTTTAGTCGGGACTTCTTTGAAAGTTATTTTTTCTGATCTATCGGGTGAGTCAACTCTATATAAAGCGATCTTTTTACTATCTCTCGGTTTTATAATTCTACTAATTGCTTTTGTAAACCAAAAATGGTCAGAAACAGAAGAAGATAAGAAAAGTTAA
- a CDS encoding DUF456 domain-containing protein: protein MDIFLIIVSGLLIFVGIFGSFLPVLPGPSIAWAGLFIATFTNYIQFSNNFLIITAIVTLLLSIFDYILPSLAVKNKGGTKFGERGALIGAIVGIFFGQWGIILGPFLGALMGELIANKEDFQNAFKIAFYSFIGFLLSTGLKLIWCLIIAFWFINNLQFS from the coding sequence ATGGATATATTCCTTATTATTGTATCAGGACTACTAATATTCGTTGGAATTTTTGGTAGTTTTTTACCTGTATTGCCCGGCCCATCTATCGCATGGGCTGGATTATTTATAGCAACATTTACAAACTATATCCAATTTAGTAACAACTTTTTAATCATAACTGCTATCGTAACTCTATTACTTTCTATTTTTGACTATATCTTACCAAGCCTAGCAGTAAAAAATAAAGGTGGAACAAAATTTGGAGAAAGAGGAGCACTAATTGGCGCGATTGTAGGTATTTTTTTTGGTCAATGGGGAATAATCCTTGGTCCATTTTTAGGTGCATTAATGGGTGAATTAATTGCAAATAAAGAAGATTTTCAAAATGCCTTTAAAATTGCATTTTACTCATTTATTGGGTTTTTGTTGTCTACCGGGTTAAAACTAATTTGGTGTTTGATTATAGCTTTTTGGTTTATAAATAATCTTCAATTCAGTTAA
- a CDS encoding DUF1566 domain-containing protein, which translates to MKLEQMKFLREYLKKASNLFLFFGIFFYLFNCQDQKLNSPCDPESEAYRNTNIIKHILMDDSPFCGLIPYLGIVATPRFNPSSGNKTTLSNIEISTTTPGATIHFSTDGTNPTSNSTIYSSALENIWSLAGKTIKAIAVRSGMTSSEVLTGIFSYLPLKTGQQISYAVGDDGESQTGVSRSYTDNGDGTVKDNATGLIWQKCSVGQTGSDCSGGTINSNDWDTAISTCSGLSLAGKTWRLPTRQELETLPDYSKDNPSIEVSYFPNTAAGYYWSSSVHAVNTSQAWNIQFTGGAVSGTAKTTTYSVRCVSGPTKNYTSNFTDNGDGTIKDNATGLVWQKCSIGQSGLDCSGVGIKKTWTDAISTCTGLSLAGKFWRLPNVNEFKTIVDTNKSTSPVIDVSYFPNTASSDDYWSSTTSTVTANAWLVNFDDGSSIPFSKSSNLYVRCVSGP; encoded by the coding sequence TTGAAACTTGAACAAATGAAATTTTTAAGAGAATACCTCAAAAAAGCCTCGAATCTCTTTTTATTTTTTGGAATATTTTTTTACCTGTTTAATTGTCAGGATCAAAAATTAAATAGCCCGTGTGACCCTGAGTCAGAGGCTTATAGAAATACAAATATCATAAAGCATATTCTTATGGATGATTCTCCGTTTTGCGGACTCATACCTTATTTAGGAATTGTAGCCACTCCTAGATTTAATCCTTCTAGCGGGAATAAAACTACTTTGTCCAATATAGAAATTTCTACTACCACGCCCGGAGCTACAATCCACTTTAGCACAGATGGAACAAATCCAACATCGAACTCTACTATATATTCAAGCGCACTAGAAAATATCTGGTCACTAGCAGGCAAGACTATCAAGGCAATTGCGGTGAGATCAGGGATGACAAGTAGTGAAGTCTTGACTGGAATATTTAGCTACCTGCCTTTAAAAACAGGGCAACAGATTTCATACGCAGTTGGCGATGATGGAGAAAGTCAAACTGGTGTAAGTCGGAGTTACACTGACAATGGAGATGGGACGGTTAAAGATAACGCAACAGGACTAATCTGGCAGAAGTGTAGCGTCGGTCAAACCGGATCAGACTGTAGCGGTGGTACTATAAATTCAAATGACTGGGACACGGCAATCAGCACTTGTAGCGGTCTAAGTCTTGCAGGTAAGACTTGGAGACTGCCGACTAGACAAGAGTTAGAAACACTACCTGATTATAGTAAAGATAACCCTTCTATAGAGGTAAGTTATTTTCCAAATACAGCTGCTGGCTATTATTGGAGTTCTAGTGTGCACGCGGTTAATACAAGTCAAGCATGGAACATCCAATTTACTGGTGGTGCTGTGAGTGGAACCGCTAAGACTACTACCTATTCGGTCCGTTGTGTTTCTGGACCAACTAAAAATTATACGAGTAACTTTACAGATAATGGAGATGGTACGATCAAAGATAATGCAACAGGACTTGTCTGGCAGAAGTGTAGTATCGGACAGAGTGGCTTAGATTGTAGTGGTGTTGGAATTAAAAAGACCTGGACTGATGCAATTAGCACTTGCACCGGACTAAGTTTAGCTGGTAAATTCTGGAGGTTACCGAATGTAAATGAATTTAAAACCATAGTGGATACAAATAAATCAACTAGTCCTGTTATAGACGTAAGTTATTTCCCAAATACAGCTTCCAGTGACGATTATTGGAGTTCTACTACGTCGACTGTTACTGCCAATGCTTGGCTCGTCAACTTCGATGATGGCAGCTCGATCCCCTTCAGTAAAAGTTCTAACCTCTATGTTCGTTGTGTTTCTGGACCCTAA
- the rfbC gene encoding dTDP-4-dehydrorhamnose 3,5-epimerase gives MKINPTEFQDLYIIEPRVFKDDRGFFYESYSTVKFQDKGINYSFVQDNHAKSNEAGVLRGLHYQKPPYAQTKLVRVIKGSVLDVVVDLRQKSPTFKKWFGIELSEENFLTLLVPPGFAHGYLVLEPNTEFLYKVDNFYNVESEGGIIWNDPELSIDWKIEKPILSEKDNKLPRLKESLNIF, from the coding sequence ATGAAAATTAATCCTACCGAATTCCAAGACCTGTATATCATAGAGCCGAGAGTATTTAAAGACGATAGAGGCTTTTTTTATGAAAGCTACAGTACTGTAAAATTCCAAGACAAAGGAATAAACTATTCTTTCGTTCAAGACAACCACGCGAAATCCAATGAAGCTGGAGTACTTCGAGGTCTTCACTATCAAAAGCCACCTTACGCCCAAACAAAATTAGTAAGAGTAATAAAAGGCTCTGTATTGGATGTAGTAGTTGACCTTCGTCAAAAATCTCCAACTTTTAAAAAATGGTTTGGAATAGAGTTGTCAGAAGAAAATTTTTTAACCCTGTTGGTACCCCCCGGATTTGCTCACGGATATCTAGTTTTAGAGCCAAATACAGAATTTTTATATAAGGTGGATAATTTCTACAACGTAGAAAGCGAGGGAGGAATTATCTGGAATGATCCGGAGCTTTCTATCGACTGGAAAATCGAAAAACCAATTCTTTCCGAAAAAGACAATAAGCTACCGAGATTGAAAGAATCGTTAAATATTTTTTAG
- the rfbA gene encoding glucose-1-phosphate thymidylyltransferase RfbA produces MKGIILAGGSGTRLYPSTKVVSKQLMPVYDKPMIYYPLSTLLLAGIREILIISTPQDRPLFQSLLGDGKELGIEISYTIQPSPNGLAEAFIIGEDFLGDDTSCLILGDNIFFGHGLQEMLTHSSKLQDGGLVFGYYVNDPERYGVVEFDKNKKVIGIEEKPKTPKSNYAVPGLYFYDKNVCKIAKSLKPSDRGELEITDLNKVYLSKNELKVQLLGRGTAWLDTGTHDSLLQASNFIEVIEKRQGLKIGCIEEIAFKKNYISKEKLLQIAEPLKTSGYGQYLMRIANEN; encoded by the coding sequence GTGAAAGGGATTATACTTGCAGGTGGTTCAGGTACACGACTTTACCCATCTACAAAAGTCGTGAGTAAGCAGCTAATGCCTGTTTACGATAAGCCGATGATCTACTATCCTCTATCAACACTCTTACTCGCAGGGATAAGAGAAATTCTAATCATCTCTACCCCACAAGACCGCCCTCTGTTTCAGTCTTTACTCGGAGATGGAAAAGAACTTGGAATAGAAATCTCCTACACAATCCAACCTTCGCCTAATGGTCTTGCAGAAGCCTTCATCATAGGAGAAGATTTTTTGGGCGATGATACTTCTTGTTTGATTCTTGGAGACAATATTTTTTTTGGGCACGGTTTGCAGGAGATGTTGACACATTCCTCTAAACTTCAAGATGGAGGTTTGGTTTTTGGATACTACGTAAACGACCCGGAAAGATACGGTGTAGTGGAGTTTGATAAAAATAAAAAAGTAATTGGAATAGAAGAAAAACCTAAAACTCCAAAGTCAAACTATGCAGTGCCCGGATTGTATTTTTATGATAAAAATGTCTGCAAAATCGCAAAATCACTAAAACCATCCGATAGGGGAGAATTGGAAATTACAGATTTGAACAAAGTGTATTTAAGTAAAAATGAACTAAAAGTCCAGCTACTTGGAAGAGGAACTGCTTGGCTTGACACCGGAACCCATGACTCACTTTTGCAAGCATCCAATTTTATAGAAGTAATCGAAAAAAGACAAGGGTTAAAAATTGGCTGTATAGAAGAGATAGCATTCAAGAAAAATTATATCTCCAAAGAAAAACTTTTACAAATTGCAGAGCCTCTAAAAACAAGCGGTTACGGGCAATATCTGATGAGAATAGCCAATGAAAATTAA
- a CDS encoding thiosulfate sulfurtransferase produces MSDWNFLKPEIESSDFIIDCRSLQAYEEETIKGAYHFPFIKKAFGSDPESQKKIFCPLKYILNLVSEEKKTRIIVFDEGMGMHAARMVLFLRGVGFKETYILAKKWPVAGVKEKGTKIIDPEVNEKAKTIQGVVDKSFMEKNLTKLQIFDTRTQAEYEGQIPRLVSPEQGTLCGRLPGSFLWDWTSLYDSEGMVIDKFTFNKRLLGFPFMPERTTVIYDYNGARSCLIALMLKECGYQDVHTYQGSWFEWRKSSLPKQAVSIYKTENKEVTLPRVGGIARGK; encoded by the coding sequence TTGTCCGATTGGAATTTTTTAAAACCCGAAATAGAGTCATCTGATTTTATAATAGATTGCAGAAGCCTACAGGCTTATGAAGAAGAAACAATTAAGGGAGCTTACCATTTTCCCTTTATAAAAAAAGCGTTTGGATCCGATCCGGAGTCTCAAAAAAAGATATTTTGCCCTCTAAAATATATTTTAAATTTAGTGAGTGAAGAGAAAAAGACACGAATCATTGTTTTTGATGAAGGGATGGGGATGCACGCAGCAAGAATGGTTCTTTTTTTAAGGGGAGTAGGATTTAAAGAGACCTACATCTTAGCCAAAAAATGGCCCGTCGCCGGAGTCAAAGAAAAAGGAACAAAAATCATCGACCCTGAAGTAAACGAAAAGGCAAAAACAATCCAAGGAGTTGTAGATAAGAGTTTCATGGAAAAAAATCTTACTAAGCTGCAAATCTTTGATACCAGAACACAAGCAGAATACGAAGGTCAGATTCCACGACTTGTCAGCCCCGAACAAGGGACGTTATGCGGAAGGCTACCCGGATCTTTTCTGTGGGATTGGACGAGCCTTTATGATTCAGAGGGAATGGTAATCGATAAGTTTACATTCAATAAAAGACTTTTAGGATTTCCATTCATGCCGGAAAGAACGACTGTAATCTATGACTATAATGGTGCCAGGTCTTGCCTAATTGCGCTCATGCTCAAAGAATGCGGCTACCAAGATGTTCATACCTACCAAGGCTCTTGGTTTGAATGGAGAAAATCTTCTCTACCAAAACAAGCTGTATCTATCTATAAAACTGAAAACAAAGAAGTCACTCTCCCTCGCGTAGGTGGGATTGCCAGAGGGAAATAG
- a CDS encoding serine protease, with amino-acid sequence MKPFLKNIVSQFFFYFVVFGIFLGEAWAIEISSSLVQIESLQKMNNNIHLKKGVGFVIDKNRILTNLHTVKDSDKISIKGLGEKKYLSARIEFSGYDCDLAILKTSDEKFFYGKKKIETNFNSEISTGLVEIIGIEENLLKKYSGQVQGVRFESYGYFGIDFHKIIETGFEIKEGFSGSPAFIENQFVGVAFQTSKMKSRIIHRDVVAHFLKDIEDGVYDGFVELGFRFQIRASQNTKNYFRIPKNQTGVFITSTVKTSGFEKFLQPKDFLSEIDGVPVSDEGLLNSRAILEIFEKKYVGDLIKLRYFRNGKSIQKIHKLQKPYIFDFYRDREKVQIHCNGIELREMGRDTIDLYREDFASSLAYYYLYRIQDSLENFSDTKDFVFTNISTGFKRKERDEYENGIIESINSVVPENYHNIEKICKDKKNQFIQIKFIGINLPMVLKNPNFANP; translated from the coding sequence TTGAAACCATTCCTTAAAAATATTGTATCGCAATTTTTTTTCTATTTTGTTGTGTTTGGAATTTTTTTAGGCGAAGCGTGGGCAATAGAAATTTCAAGTTCACTTGTTCAAATTGAGTCATTACAAAAAATGAATAATAATATACACTTAAAGAAAGGTGTTGGTTTTGTTATCGATAAAAATCGGATATTGACCAATCTGCATACAGTGAAAGACTCAGACAAAATTTCTATCAAAGGTTTAGGTGAAAAAAAATATCTTTCTGCAAGAATTGAATTTTCAGGGTATGATTGTGATCTCGCAATTTTAAAAACTTCTGATGAGAAATTCTTTTATGGAAAGAAAAAAATAGAAACCAACTTTAACTCTGAAATTTCTACAGGCTTAGTGGAGATCATCGGTATTGAAGAAAACCTTTTAAAAAAATATTCTGGTCAAGTACAAGGAGTTCGATTTGAAAGTTATGGTTACTTTGGTATTGATTTTCATAAAATTATTGAGACAGGATTTGAAATAAAAGAAGGTTTTTCCGGTTCTCCCGCATTTATAGAAAATCAATTTGTAGGAGTTGCATTTCAGACTTCAAAAATGAAGTCCAGAATTATCCATAGAGACGTAGTCGCCCATTTTCTAAAAGATATTGAAGACGGAGTGTACGACGGGTTTGTTGAGTTAGGTTTTCGCTTTCAAATAAGGGCTTCTCAAAATACGAAAAATTATTTTCGTATACCAAAAAACCAGACAGGTGTATTTATTACTTCTACAGTGAAAACTTCGGGTTTTGAAAAATTTCTTCAACCAAAAGATTTTCTTTCAGAAATAGATGGAGTTCCAGTTAGCGATGAGGGTTTGTTGAATTCAAGAGCTATCTTGGAAATTTTTGAAAAGAAGTATGTGGGAGACTTAATCAAACTTCGTTATTTCAGAAACGGAAAATCAATACAAAAAATTCATAAATTGCAAAAGCCATATATTTTTGATTTTTATAGAGATAGAGAAAAAGTTCAGATCCATTGCAATGGAATAGAGTTAAGAGAAATGGGCAGGGACACAATTGATTTATACAGAGAAGATTTCGCAAGTTCTTTGGCGTATTACTATCTGTACCGAATTCAAGACAGTTTGGAAAACTTTTCCGATACAAAGGATTTTGTTTTCACGAATATTTCGACTGGTTTTAAAAGGAAAGAAAGAGATGAATACGAGAATGGAATTATAGAGTCTATAAATTCTGTTGTTCCTGAAAATTATCACAATATCGAAAAAATTTGCAAGGACAAAAAAAATCAATTTATTCAGATAAAGTTCATAGGAATAAACCTTCCGATGGTGTTAAAAAATCCTAATTTTGCTAACCCATGA
- a CDS encoding response regulator: protein MKLNLLIVEDHEPIRELFQAFLGEKHNLEFASTGTEGLQLASEKNYDLIISDLNLPELEGLEMMQKLREKDINTPFVVITGHNTMKNELESFRLGALDFLVKPFGFDAISAILEKFQKNFFITEKKKLMGYHYLQSRKSSFILNSVMSEIQNYVKIILNEVENLPSVSKNDILVLKVILFELLANAIEHGNAGIGYDEKHELMKKEEIEYMNYIDSICAKSNKKVKVEICYSSAEVEVSIEDEGDGFDVESVPDPRLDPMKNLLSGRGIFITRLNIDSLTYNSKGNKVKAIRKLK, encoded by the coding sequence ATGAAATTGAATTTGTTAATTGTTGAAGACCATGAACCTATTAGAGAATTGTTTCAAGCCTTTCTTGGAGAAAAGCACAATTTAGAATTTGCTTCCACCGGTACGGAGGGACTTCAATTGGCTTCTGAAAAAAATTATGATCTTATCATTTCTGATTTGAATTTACCTGAGTTAGAAGGGTTGGAAATGATGCAAAAACTTCGAGAAAAGGATATAAATACTCCATTTGTAGTTATAACCGGACACAATACAATGAAAAATGAGTTAGAATCATTTCGGCTTGGTGCATTGGATTTCTTAGTAAAACCTTTTGGTTTTGATGCAATATCAGCAATCTTAGAAAAATTTCAGAAGAATTTTTTTATAACTGAGAAAAAAAAATTAATGGGGTACCATTATTTACAATCAAGAAAAAGCTCGTTTATTTTGAATTCAGTTATGAGCGAAATCCAAAACTATGTAAAAATTATACTTAATGAAGTAGAGAACTTGCCGAGCGTGTCTAAAAATGATATTTTAGTTTTGAAGGTTATTCTATTTGAACTTCTTGCTAATGCAATAGAGCATGGAAATGCAGGGATCGGGTATGATGAAAAGCATGAGCTTATGAAAAAAGAAGAAATAGAGTATATGAATTATATTGACTCTATCTGTGCTAAAAGTAATAAAAAAGTAAAAGTAGAAATTTGTTACTCTTCGGCTGAAGTTGAAGTAAGCATAGAAGATGAAGGAGATGGATTCGATGTAGAATCTGTCCCTGATCCTAGATTAGACCCGATGAAAAATCTTCTTTCCGGAAGAGGAATTTTTATTACAAGACTAAATATTGATAGCCTTACCTATAATTCCAAAGGAAATAAAGTTAAGGCAATTAGAAAATTAAAGTAA
- a CDS encoding ribonuclease HI family protein — MITIYCDGASKGNPGPASIGVSIKSGDTEIFSISKSIGIKTNNEAEWKSLIAGLEKVIELGEKKISVFMDSELVVRQVSGIYKTKKPHLKKMKDIVDNLIIKFDSFQIQHILREKNFRADELANLALK, encoded by the coding sequence TTGATAACCATATACTGTGATGGAGCTTCAAAAGGAAACCCGGGACCGGCATCCATTGGAGTTAGTATAAAATCAGGAGATACAGAAATTTTCTCTATTTCTAAATCGATTGGAATAAAAACCAATAATGAAGCAGAGTGGAAGTCTTTAATAGCCGGATTAGAAAAGGTTATAGAATTAGGCGAAAAAAAAATCAGCGTCTTTATGGACTCAGAGCTTGTTGTGCGTCAGGTGAGTGGAATCTATAAAACTAAAAAACCTCACTTGAAAAAGATGAAAGATATCGTAGATAACTTGATCATAAAATTCGATTCGTTTCAAATTCAACATATTCTTAGAGAAAAAAATTTCAGAGCCGATGAACTCGCAAACCTTGCATTAAAATGA
- a CDS encoding LIC_13355 family lipoprotein: MQLQPTLGLNWTEWLRKMQTMQLNFRVLQLFKRVIILAIFLLFNCTPEKSSAKTNSAILLLAILGGSMNSVALPPEDAADNVVSAPNHTGDGFYDKNKAINGVRGSGCCSGSTDVYSLSATGIGASIVLEWKNKKIVNGAGIDLIVFENPFNINGNSSARFMEPLIVEVSRDNIKYCGFFPNYTHTNETVYSNDPSKWLNFAGKTPVLYNEDTNKIAGNDIYDLSKSGGDGFDLDNLSSDNSFSIGCSTTVVNDILQNGFYYIRLTSATDRVNPDSGVKFPKDSGAFDGSDIDGVFARYRSLR, from the coding sequence GTGCAACTGCAACCAACTCTTGGTCTAAACTGGACAGAGTGGCTCCGTAAAATGCAAACCATGCAATTGAATTTTAGAGTATTGCAATTATTTAAGAGAGTAATTATTTTAGCTATATTTCTATTATTCAATTGCACTCCAGAAAAATCTTCTGCAAAAACTAACTCGGCTATTTTGTTGTTGGCAATACTTGGTGGGTCGATGAATTCGGTTGCACTTCCACCGGAGGATGCCGCAGACAACGTAGTATCTGCACCCAACCACACAGGTGACGGATTTTACGATAAAAATAAAGCAATAAATGGTGTACGCGGCAGTGGGTGTTGTTCTGGCTCTACAGATGTATATTCTTTAAGTGCAACCGGAATTGGAGCAAGTATTGTTTTAGAATGGAAAAACAAAAAAATAGTGAATGGTGCTGGAATTGATTTAATTGTATTTGAAAATCCTTTTAATATCAATGGAAACTCCAGTGCAAGGTTTATGGAGCCTCTGATTGTAGAAGTTTCAAGGGATAATATAAAGTATTGCGGTTTTTTTCCAAACTACACTCATACCAATGAAACAGTATATTCCAATGATCCGTCTAAATGGTTAAACTTTGCAGGAAAAACTCCAGTGTTGTACAACGAGGATACAAATAAAATTGCTGGAAATGATATTTACGATCTCTCAAAATCAGGTGGAGACGGATTTGATTTAGATAATTTAAGCTCCGATAATTCTTTTTCAATAGGATGCAGCACAACTGTTGTAAATGATATTTTACAAAATGGATTTTACTATATTAGGCTTACAAGTGCTACAGACAGAGTCAACCCTGATTCTGGTGTAAAATTTCCAAAAGACTCCGGCGCATTCGATGGATCGGATATCGACGGAGTTTTTGCGAGATATAGGTCTTTGAGATAA
- a CDS encoding lytic transglycosylase domain-containing protein, translating to MKKRLKFSGSILILFAGAFQLHPILTTTSSLKENELKGYIASKNTRIIKEEESELAKTILQESKKLEIPAHLKIDGKPINKAAFLTALIQTESVFKRKAVSYKNAKGYMQLMPTTYKWIKNKSGKKHDENAIFLAKENIPSGVEYLNLLMNEFQDLRLVCLAYNAGPGAVKRGILIESYYRKIVTIYREIQNQENGKMEEKSLALNTEGNAYQATLFRLSR from the coding sequence TTGAAGAAAAGACTAAAATTTTCTGGAAGCATCCTGATTTTATTCGCTGGAGCCTTTCAATTACATCCAATTTTAACAACTACTTCATCCTTGAAGGAAAATGAGCTAAAAGGGTATATAGCCTCTAAAAATACCAGAATAATCAAAGAAGAGGAATCAGAGCTTGCAAAAACTATTTTACAAGAATCTAAAAAATTAGAAATTCCGGCTCACCTCAAAATTGACGGCAAACCAATCAATAAAGCTGCATTTTTGACTGCGCTAATTCAAACCGAATCTGTTTTTAAAAGAAAGGCAGTTTCATACAAAAATGCAAAAGGTTATATGCAGCTAATGCCTACCACCTACAAATGGATCAAAAATAAATCTGGAAAAAAGCACGATGAAAATGCAATTTTTCTGGCAAAAGAAAATATTCCTTCTGGAGTAGAATATTTGAACCTACTAATGAATGAGTTTCAAGATTTAAGATTGGTTTGTCTTGCATACAACGCCGGGCCAGGAGCTGTAAAGAGAGGAATTCTTATCGAATCCTATTACAGAAAAATTGTCACTATTTACCGTGAGATACAAAATCAAGAAAACGGTAAAATGGAAGAAAAAAGTTTAGCATTGAACACTGAGGGAAATGCCTATCAAGCTACATTGTTTAGGCTTTCAAGATAA